The Blautia pseudococcoides genome segment GAAGAGTTTTATGTGAATGATGAAGAATTGCAGAAAATATTGATAGAAATGTTTTATAAATTACGAGAGTAATATAACCTGACACCCGTAATCCCAAGAGCATCAAGGGATTACGGGTTTGTTTATTTTTCCCAAAGAACCGATTCGCTTAAACAAAACATACATGGTCATCATTGTAGGTTTTTTCAGGTGCCGAATAACCAGAATTTTTCTGAAATTTATCACAGGAGTGAAGAGTTGGACTTTATATTGCTTCTCCTTCCTCATGACGGTGTATATAAATAACATAAAAACAAGAAAAAATATAATCTGAACCCAAACATATAGTGCTTAGGAACTATGGGAACACAATATATCCCCGGGCAGGGGACTGGGTGGACAGAATAAGAGAAATTTCACTTAGATGATGAAAAATTACAAAAATTATTGATAGAAATGTTTTACAAATTACGGAAGTAGTGTTATAATAACTTCAAGCTTGTTAAATGTAATAAAGCAAGAAGAAACAAAAGGAGGATTTTATCATGAAGAAACTTATTGCTTTTGTGTGCGCTGCTGTTATGACTGTTAGCTCAGCCGTTGCAGTATTCGCACAGCCAAGTGTACAGGTTACAGGTGTTGTAACCAAGGCTCAGGCCGCTACAGATGCTGACGGAAACGCAGTTACTGTAGAAATCAAAGCGGTTCCTGACGAGTACAAGGAAGCGGTTGAGAACGTTAAGAAAGAGGAAACTCTGAAAGAAGTTCTCGGCGCAGACTTCAAAGAAGGAATGCAGGTAGTAGATGTCAAAGACATCTCTGTTCCGGACGGAACAACTTTCCCTGTGACCATCACATTTGAAGTTGCTGGTGTTACAGAAGGTTCTTCTGTTGCAGTTCTGCACTACAATGGAAGCGCTTGGGAGAAAGTAGAAGCAAAAGCTGGTGCTGGTACGATCACAGCTACCTTCACATCTCTGTCTCCTGTAGCATTTGTTGTTGACAAAGATGCAGCAGCAAAAGCATCCACATCTCCTAAGACAGGCGAAACAAATGTCATGATGTGGACAGGTATCGTAGCTGTTATTGCAGTAGCCGGAATGGCTGTTACATACAAAAAAAGAAGAGAAGCATAATTTATAATGCTTAGAGACCCGGGCGGAAGCCCGGGTCCTTTTTTTCTAAAAAAACCCTTGACAGTGACCTTACGTCACCCCTTATAGTAACAGTATCAGAGAAAAAGAAAAGGAGAATACCACATGAAAGTATTAGTAACAGGCGGTGCCGGTTTTATCGGAGGAAACTTTGTCCATCACATGGTGAATAAATACCCGGACTACGAAATTGTAAATCTGGATCTGCTCACCTATGCCGGTAATCTGGAAACTTTGAAACCAGTGGAAGATAAACCGAATTACAAATTTGTCAAAGGCGATATTGCGGACGAACCGTTTATTATGGAGTTGTTCGAGAAGGAAAAGTTCGACATTGTAGTGAACTTTGCAGCAGAGAGCCATGTGGACCGTTCCATTGAAGACCCGGGTATTTTTGTCCAGACCAATGTCATGGGAACAAGGGTGCTTCTGGATGCCTCCAGAAAATATGGGGTAAAGCGCTACCATCAGGTATCCACAGATGAAGTTTACGGTGACCTGCCCCTTGACAGGCCTGACCTGTTCTTCACAGAGGAGACACCGATCCATACCTCCAGTCCGTATTCCTCCTCAAAGGCCAGCGCAGACTTATTTGTACTTGCTTATTACAGGACCTTTGGTTTACCGGTGACCATATCCAGATGTTCCAACAACTATGGACCCTATCATTTTCCGGAAAAACTGATCCCGCTGATGATCAGCCGTGCACTGGCGGATGAAGAACTTCCGGTATACGGAAACGGTGAGAATGTAAGAGACTGGCTGCATGTAGAAGACCACTGTGAAGCCATTGACCGGATCATCCATAAGGGAAGAGTCGGCCAGGTTTACAACGTGGGCGGCCATAATGAGAGGACTAATCTCCAGGTAGTTCAGACAATTCTCAAAGCCCTGAATAAACCGGAAAGTCTGATTAAATATGTCAAAGACCGTCCGGGACATGACATGAGATATGCCATCGACCCCACAAAACTGGAAACAGAACTTGGATGGAAGCCCAAATATAATTTTGATACAGGAATTGCACAGACCATTCAGTGGTATCTGGACCATGAAGACTGGTGGAAGCACATCCTGAGCGGTGAATACTCCAATTATTTTGACAAGATGTACAAAGAACGTCTGTCATAAGAACAGCAGTTTTTATACACAGCTATTGCCCAGGGTATTTCACCGGGAGCCGCTGCACCGGGTGCTGTAAATGTCAGGGCAGCGTAATAGAAAAAAGCGGAAGGGAGGGATTTTATGGGGCGCTATTATACCACCGGCGAGTTTGCACGGATGGCACACGTGACGATCCGGACCATCCGGTATTATGATAAGAACGGATTGCTAAAACCCAGTTTTGTCAACGAATCAGGCTACCGTATGTATTCTGATGAGGATTTTCTAAAGCTCCAGAAAATTCTTTCCCTGAAATATCTGGGATTTTCTTTAAAAGAAATCTCCAATATGACCATACATGACACCAGTTCCGATATTCTGGAGTCCCTAAAGCTGCAGATCGACCTGGTGCAGAAGAAAATCGAAAATATGAACCAGATGGAGCACGCCCTTCAGAATACCATGCAGATCGTTCAGCAGACAAACCAGATAGACTGGAACGAAATCCTGAACCTGATCCATCTGACGGATATGGAAAAGACTTTGGTGGAGCAGTATAAAAACGGAGCCAACTTAAATATCCGTATTTCTCTGCATGAACGGTATTCCTCCAATCCCAAAGGATGGTTTGCATGGCTGTATGAGCAGATTGATCTTGATCGTGTGCAAAATCTTCTGGAGGTGGGATGCGGCAATGGCCAGCTCTGGAGACATGCTCCCGATGCAGTGCTTCAAGGCAGATATATCTGTCTCTCCGATGCGTCAGGAGGAATGGTCCGGGACGCAGCGGCAAATATCGGAAGGGAAAGAAAGAAATATTTTGATTTCCGAGTGCTGGACTGCCAGGAGCTTCCTTTTCCTGACGGATACTTTCAGCGGGTAGTTGCCAATCATGTGCTTTTCTATGTACAGAATATGGCAAAGGCTTTGGAGGAGATCAGCCGTGTATTAAGTAAAGACGGGATTTTCTACTGCAGTACCTATGGGACAGGGCATATGCATGAGATCACGGAACTGGTTCAGGAATTTGATCCCAGGATTTCCTTGTCGGAGGTGGCCCTGTATAAACTGTTCGGTCTGGAAAACGGGCAGAAGCTGCTGGAACCCTATTTTTCCTCCGTGGAGAAACGAATGTACGAGGACGGCCTGTGGGTGGACAAGCCGGAGCCGCTGCTTGATTATATTTTATCCTGTCATGGGAACCAGAGTGAGCTTCTGTATCCCAGACAGAGAGAATTTAAGAAGTTTTTGGAGGAGAAGATTCAAAAGAACGGTGGTATCTCCATCACCAAAGAAGCGGGGATTTTTATTTGCAGGAAATAATTTTGCTCTGCCGGGCATAATAGGGGCAGAGAAGAGAAAGGATGAAGGTTATGAGAGTTTTAGTGACAGGTGTAAAAGGACAGTTGGGACATGACGTTATGAATGAGCTGGCTAAGAGAGGCCATATTGGCGTCGGAGTGGATGTTGAGGAGATGGATATCACAGATCCCCAGGCGTGCAGACAGGTGATCGGGGAGGCGGACGTGGAAGCGGTTGTCCACTGCGCAGCCTACACTGCCGTGGATGCAGCGGAGGATAATATAGAAGTCTGCCGGAAAGTCAATGCCTACGGCACTGAAAACATTGCAAAAGTGTGTCAGGAGCTTGGCCTTAAAATGATGTACATCAGCACAGACTATGTGTTTGACGGCGAGGGCACAAGGCCATGGGAACCGGATGATGAGAGAGAACCTTTAAACGTGTACGGACAGACGAAATATGAAGGTGAAGTGGCAGTTACGGACCATGTGGACAAATTTTTCATTGTGAGGATCGCCTGGGTATTTGGCGTGAACGGCAAGAACTTCATTAAAACCATGCTGAATCTGGGGAAGAAACATACAGATATCAATGTGGTGGAAGACCAGATCGGTTCTCCTACTTATACCTATGATCTGGCTGTCCTCCTTGTGGATATGATCGAGACAGAGAAATACGGTTTCTATCATGCCACAAATGAAGGACTTTGCAGTTGGTTTGATTTCGCGTCTGAAATTTTCCGTCAGGCAGGGATGCGTGTAAATGTACATCCTGTAAGTTCTGAGGAATTTCCGGCAAAGGCAAAAAGGCCCCATAACAGCCGGATGAGCAAGGATAAGCTGGAGGCAAACGGCTTTAACCGTCTTCCTGCATGGCAGGATGCATTGGCGCGTTATCTGCAGACGGAAGAGCTGCAGAAACTGCTTCAAGAAAACTAAAAAATGCGGGGTTCACATGCTTTTTGAACGGAGATCGTGACTGCATATTCAGGTCAGCACATATGCTGTGCCGGCCCTGCATAAGAGCAGCAGCCGGAAACCAAAACGATTCAGTAGGTCTGCGCATTCCCTGCGCTGACTGTAAGTAAGTGTTTCACAGCCAGGTAAAAATCTCATCGCCAAAAGTGATTCTGCATGGATTTTTGCCTGTAACTGTGAGGGGATGGAACAGTTACTGGAAATCTAAAATACAGGAAGAAACAGAGGTACCAGTTATGAAGGGAATTATTTTAGCAGGTGGATCAGGAACCAGGCTGTATCCACTGACCAAGGTAACATCAAAACAGCTTTTGCCAATATATGACAAGCCCATGATTTATTACCCCCTGTCCGTACTTATGGAGGCGGGGATACGAGAGATCTTGATCATCTCCACACCGGAGGATACGCCCAGGTTTGAGGCGCTATTAAGCGACGGCCATCAGTTCGGCCTGGAACTGTCATACGCAGTGCAGCCAAGTCCGGACGGTCTGGCACAGGCCTTTGTCATCGGTGAAGATTTTATCGGTGATGACGGCGTTGCCATGATCCTGGGTGACAATATTTTCTACGGACACGGCCTGAAAAAGCGACTGTGTGCTGCCGCCTCACGCACAGAGGGGGCCACAGTATTCGGCTATTACGTGGATGACCCGGAGCGGTTTGGGATCGTGGAATTTGACAGTGACGGCAAGGCTGTTTCCATTGAGGAGAAACCGGCACAGCCAAAATCCAACTACTGCGTGACAGGTCTGTATTTCTATGACAATAAAGTAGTGGAATATGCCAAAAATCTGAAGCCTTCCGCAAGAGGGGAGCTGGAGATCACAGATTTGAACAGGATCTATCTGGAGCAGAATGAACTGAACGTGGAACTTCTGGGCCAGGGCTTTACCTGGCTGGATACAGGGACACATGAGTCTTTAGTGGAGGCAACTAATTTTGTAAAAACCATGGAAGACCATCAGCACAGAAAGATCGCCTGCCTGGAGGAGATCGCTTACCATAACAAATGGATTTCCAGGGAAGAAGTTATGGAAGCGTATGAAGTTCTGAAAAAGAATGAGTATGGTGCTTACCTGAAAGATGTACTGGATGGGAAATACCTGGTATAGTAAAATAGAAAGCATTCCCAAGGCCGCGGCAGTTTACACGGCAGGGAATGCTTTTTTTGGAATAAGGAAAGCCGCGCTTCCGCATAGGTATGGAAATGGGAGAGGCTTTGCCGGTAAGGACAGAATGGGAGCACTTGGATATGGGACAATATACGGCGGAACTGATACACTATGTAATTCAAGATATTGCAGATGTGGGGAAATATTTTTTTGCGGGATTGTCGGCGTTTTTGACAGTCGGCACCATGGGTTTGCTGGCGGCAAAAATGCGGGGAAAGAAAGGCAGACCGCGCGGATTTTTTCTGGCGGCGGCCGTCTTTGCAGGGTATCTCTGTATGCTTTTGTTTATTACTTTTTTATCCAGGGAACCGGGGAGCAGGGACGGAATTGACTGGATACCTTTTGGAACGCTGGGCAGCGGCCCCCGGGGTGATGCTTTTGTCCTGGAAAATGTACTGCTGTTCCTCCCCTTTGGCGTATTGCTGCCGTCAGTGTCCATAAAGATGAGGCGGTTTTGGAAAGTTCTGGGTATGGGATGTGCGTCCAGCCTGTTGATTGAATTTTGTCAATATTTCACAAGAAGAGGATACGCACAGTTGGATGATGTACTCACCAACGTTTTGGGGACGGCTTTGGGGTACATTTTCTACATTATATTCCGCCGATGGATCAAAAAATGGTAAAAAACGCTTGCATTCTCCCCGTACGCATAGTATAATTATACTCGTTGTAAAAAAGAGATGGTCCTCTGCTGCTGACTGCATTAAGAACATCCAGAGTATAAGGAGAAAAAAACATGAACGACATCATTAAAAACATCGAAGCTGCTCAGATGAAAGCAGAAGTTCCGCAGTTCAATGTGGGAGATACCGTAAGAGTACACGGTAAGATCAAAGAGGGTAACCGCGAGAGAATCCAGATTTTTGAAGGCGTTGTGCTGAAAAAACAGGGCGGAAGCAATCGTGAGACCTTTACAGTGAGAAAGAATTCCAACGGAATCGGCGTTGAGAAAACGTGGCCGCTGCATTCCCCTAATGTGGAAAGAGTGGAAGTGATCAGACGCGGTAAAGTAAGACGTGCAAAACTGAACTACTTAAGACAGCGTGTCGGTAAAGCAGCTAAGGTAAAAGAATTAGTAAAATAATAATGTTTTTTAGAAGACAGGGACACATACTTATGTATATGTCCCTGTTTCTGAATGAATAAGAGGATGCTGCCATGAAGAAAAAAGAAAGTAAGGGACCGGAGTTTTCCAAGGACAGCAAAATGCGTCCGCTGCTTATATGGGCATTTGAGATCGCGGTGGTTCTGGTATTGGCTGCAGTGGTGTCCATTTTCTTCTGCCAGACCATTGTCATGCAGGAGGGCGGTATGGAACCTACCCTGGCTACCGGGGATAAGGTGCTGATCAATAAAGTGTCGTATAAGCTGGGAGACCCTGAGAGAGGCGATATCATTGCCTTTAAGAAGGACGCCAAGGAACATTCCAGTATGCATATCAAGCGGATCATCGGTCTGCCGGGGGAAACTGTGCAGATAAAGGACGGACTGATTCTGATCAACGGGGAAACTTATATGGAAAAGAAGGATTTTCCGAAAATCAGCAATCCGGGACTGGCAGAGACTCAGGTCACACTGGGAAAAAATGAATATTTCGTTCTTGGCGATAACCGGAATAACAGCGAGGACAGCCGTTTTGCAGAGGTGGAAAATGTGAAGCAGAAATATATTGTAGGCAAAATCTGGCTGCGCGTTTCCCCGTTTGGAAAATTCGGTCTTATCAAGAGCTGACAGACAGAGAGGAACAAATATGAATTATCAATGGTATCCTGGACACATGACGAAAGCAAAGCGCATGATGCAGGAGAATATAAAGCTGATAGATCTGATCATTGAGGTGGTGGATGCCAGAATCCCTGTTTCCAGCAGGAATCCTGATATTGATGAGCTGGGAAAAAATAAAGTCCGGCTGATCCTGCTGAACAAATCCGATTTGGCGGATGAGAGACAGAATGAAAAATGGACCCAGTATTTTATGGATCAGGGGTTCTGTGTGGTCAAAGCCAATTCCAAAAGCGGAGCAGGCATCCGTCAGGTGCTCCCTGTTATCATGGAGGCCTGTAAGGAAAAAATCGAGAGAGACAGACGAAGAGGCATTAAAAACCGCCCCATAAGGGCCATGGTTGTGGGAATCCCCAATGTGGGAAAATCCACGTTTATCAATTCCTTTGCGGGAAAAGCCTGTACAAAAACAGGAAACAAGCCGGGTGTGACTAAGGGAAAACAGTGGATCCGCATAAACAAAAATGTGGAGCTTCTTGACACACCGGGAATCCTCTGGCCAAAATTTGAGGATCAGAGTGTGGGGGCTAAGCTTGCTATGGTGGGCTCTATCAAGGATGAGATCCTGAATCTGGAGGAGCTTTCCCTGGAACTGCTGGGATATCTCCAGAAGTATTATGAAGGTATTTTGAAGGAGCGCTATGAAGTGGAAGAGTCGGTTGACCGTTTGAAAATGCTGGAGGCAATTGCGGTAAACAGAAACTGCCTGCAGAAGGGCAGTGAACTTGACTATGGCAAGGCATCCAATATTCTGCTGGAGGAGTTTAGAAACGGCAAGATTGGCAGGATCACGCTGGAACAAGTCTGAAACACGCGGGATCATTACAGTTTGACAAAGGATGAGACAAAAGATGAAAAGTATTCAGGAAATCCGCGCAGAATTTCAGGCTGCGGCGATGACAGAGCTGGATGCTCTGTGCGCAGTCTATATAGAAGATGAGCGGAAAGGTGTACAGGCCCTGATCGGGAAGGCGAAGAAGTACCAGGAAAGGCTGGAAGCGGAGCGGGCACGTACTGAGAAGATGAAGGTTTATGAGTATCAGTATGAGCATCTGGGCTATGTCTGCGGTATTGACGAGGCCGGAAGGGGGCCTCTTGCGGGACCTGTGACTGCCGGTGCTGTTATTCTTCCCAAGGACTGCGGACTCCTTTATCTCAATGATTCCAAACAGCTTTCAGAGAAAAGACGCGGGGAATTATATGATGTGATCATGGAAAATGCGGTCAGTGTGGGTGTTGGGTTTGCCAGCCCTGCCAGAATTGATGAGATCAATATTCTGCAGGCGACCTATGAAGCCATGCGGGAGGCAGTGTCCAAACTCACGGTCCGCCCCCAGATTTTGTTAAATGACGCAGTGACCATCCCGGGTATGGAGATTCCCCAGGTTCCTATTATAAAGGGGGATGCAAAAAGTATTTCCATTGCCGCTGCCAGTATCATTGCAAAAGTGACCAGGGACAGGCTTATGAGAGAGTACGACAAAATAATGCCCGAATACGGATTTGCCTCCCATAAGGGATATGGGGCGGCTTCCCATATAGAGGCCATAAGGAAATACGGGCCGTCTCCCATTCACCGGGCCACTTTTATCAGGAATTTTATTGCATGAGGATATAAGGGTATGAGAAAATCCACAAGAGAGACAGGAACGCTGTATGAAGAGAGCGCTGCACTGTATTTGGAGCGGCATGGATACCGGATCCTGGAGAAAAATTTCCGTTGTCAGAGAGGGGAGATTGATTTGATTGCCATGGACGGGGAATACCTCTGTTTTGTTGAGGTGAAATTTAGAGAGAGCTCTGACTGCGGTGGTCCGTTTCTTGCAGTGGATAACAAAAAACAGCGCCGGATATGTCAGACGGCGCTGTTTTATCTTATGAGAAGAGGATTATCAGAGGAAACACCCTGCAGATTTGATGTGGTGGGGATCACACCAGATGACACTGCGCTTATTAAGGATGCGTTTCCTTACCATACATAGAAGGGAGAGCAAG includes the following:
- a CDS encoding VanZ family protein: MGQYTAELIHYVIQDIADVGKYFFAGLSAFLTVGTMGLLAAKMRGKKGRPRGFFLAAAVFAGYLCMLLFITFLSREPGSRDGIDWIPFGTLGSGPRGDAFVLENVLLFLPFGVLLPSVSIKMRRFWKVLGMGCASSLLIEFCQYFTRRGYAQLDDVLTNVLGTALGYIFYIIFRRWIKKW
- a CDS encoding YraN family protein, producing MRKSTRETGTLYEESAALYLERHGYRILEKNFRCQRGEIDLIAMDGEYLCFVEVKFRESSDCGGPFLAVDNKKQRRICQTALFYLMRRGLSEETPCRFDVVGITPDDTALIKDAFPYHT
- a CDS encoding LPXTG cell wall anchor domain-containing protein, which produces MKKLIAFVCAAVMTVSSAVAVFAQPSVQVTGVVTKAQAATDADGNAVTVEIKAVPDEYKEAVENVKKEETLKEVLGADFKEGMQVVDVKDISVPDGTTFPVTITFEVAGVTEGSSVAVLHYNGSAWEKVEAKAGAGTITATFTSLSPVAFVVDKDAAAKASTSPKTGETNVMMWTGIVAVIAVAGMAVTYKKRREA
- the ylqF gene encoding ribosome biogenesis GTPase YlqF, giving the protein MNYQWYPGHMTKAKRMMQENIKLIDLIIEVVDARIPVSSRNPDIDELGKNKVRLILLNKSDLADERQNEKWTQYFMDQGFCVVKANSKSGAGIRQVLPVIMEACKEKIERDRRRGIKNRPIRAMVVGIPNVGKSTFINSFAGKACTKTGNKPGVTKGKQWIRINKNVELLDTPGILWPKFEDQSVGAKLAMVGSIKDEILNLEELSLELLGYLQKYYEGILKERYEVEESVDRLKMLEAIAVNRNCLQKGSELDYGKASNILLEEFRNGKIGRITLEQV
- the rfbA gene encoding glucose-1-phosphate thymidylyltransferase RfbA; translation: MKGIILAGGSGTRLYPLTKVTSKQLLPIYDKPMIYYPLSVLMEAGIREILIISTPEDTPRFEALLSDGHQFGLELSYAVQPSPDGLAQAFVIGEDFIGDDGVAMILGDNIFYGHGLKKRLCAAASRTEGATVFGYYVDDPERFGIVEFDSDGKAVSIEEKPAQPKSNYCVTGLYFYDNKVVEYAKNLKPSARGELEITDLNRIYLEQNELNVELLGQGFTWLDTGTHESLVEATNFVKTMEDHQHRKIACLEEIAYHNKWISREEVMEAYEVLKKNEYGAYLKDVLDGKYLV
- a CDS encoding ribonuclease HII, which gives rise to MKSIQEIRAEFQAAAMTELDALCAVYIEDERKGVQALIGKAKKYQERLEAERARTEKMKVYEYQYEHLGYVCGIDEAGRGPLAGPVTAGAVILPKDCGLLYLNDSKQLSEKRRGELYDVIMENAVSVGVGFASPARIDEINILQATYEAMREAVSKLTVRPQILLNDAVTIPGMEIPQVPIIKGDAKSISIAAASIIAKVTRDRLMREYDKIMPEYGFASHKGYGAASHIEAIRKYGPSPIHRATFIRNFIA
- a CDS encoding MerR family transcriptional regulator → MGRYYTTGEFARMAHVTIRTIRYYDKNGLLKPSFVNESGYRMYSDEDFLKLQKILSLKYLGFSLKEISNMTIHDTSSDILESLKLQIDLVQKKIENMNQMEHALQNTMQIVQQTNQIDWNEILNLIHLTDMEKTLVEQYKNGANLNIRISLHERYSSNPKGWFAWLYEQIDLDRVQNLLEVGCGNGQLWRHAPDAVLQGRYICLSDASGGMVRDAAANIGRERKKYFDFRVLDCQELPFPDGYFQRVVANHVLFYVQNMAKALEEISRVLSKDGIFYCSTYGTGHMHEITELVQEFDPRISLSEVALYKLFGLENGQKLLEPYFSSVEKRMYEDGLWVDKPEPLLDYILSCHGNQSELLYPRQREFKKFLEEKIQKNGGISITKEAGIFICRK
- the rfbB gene encoding dTDP-glucose 4,6-dehydratase, which translates into the protein MKVLVTGGAGFIGGNFVHHMVNKYPDYEIVNLDLLTYAGNLETLKPVEDKPNYKFVKGDIADEPFIMELFEKEKFDIVVNFAAESHVDRSIEDPGIFVQTNVMGTRVLLDASRKYGVKRYHQVSTDEVYGDLPLDRPDLFFTEETPIHTSSPYSSSKASADLFVLAYYRTFGLPVTISRCSNNYGPYHFPEKLIPLMISRALADEELPVYGNGENVRDWLHVEDHCEAIDRIIHKGRVGQVYNVGGHNERTNLQVVQTILKALNKPESLIKYVKDRPGHDMRYAIDPTKLETELGWKPKYNFDTGIAQTIQWYLDHEDWWKHILSGEYSNYFDKMYKERLS
- the rfbD gene encoding dTDP-4-dehydrorhamnose reductase, with the translated sequence MRVLVTGVKGQLGHDVMNELAKRGHIGVGVDVEEMDITDPQACRQVIGEADVEAVVHCAAYTAVDAAEDNIEVCRKVNAYGTENIAKVCQELGLKMMYISTDYVFDGEGTRPWEPDDEREPLNVYGQTKYEGEVAVTDHVDKFFIVRIAWVFGVNGKNFIKTMLNLGKKHTDINVVEDQIGSPTYTYDLAVLLVDMIETEKYGFYHATNEGLCSWFDFASEIFRQAGMRVNVHPVSSEEFPAKAKRPHNSRMSKDKLEANGFNRLPAWQDALARYLQTEELQKLLQEN
- the rplS gene encoding 50S ribosomal protein L19: MNDIIKNIEAAQMKAEVPQFNVGDTVRVHGKIKEGNRERIQIFEGVVLKKQGGSNRETFTVRKNSNGIGVEKTWPLHSPNVERVEVIRRGKVRRAKLNYLRQRVGKAAKVKELVK
- the lepB gene encoding signal peptidase I, translating into MKKKESKGPEFSKDSKMRPLLIWAFEIAVVLVLAAVVSIFFCQTIVMQEGGMEPTLATGDKVLINKVSYKLGDPERGDIIAFKKDAKEHSSMHIKRIIGLPGETVQIKDGLILINGETYMEKKDFPKISNPGLAETQVTLGKNEYFVLGDNRNNSEDSRFAEVENVKQKYIVGKIWLRVSPFGKFGLIKS